In Deltaproteobacteria bacterium, a single genomic region encodes these proteins:
- a CDS encoding type II toxin-antitoxin system RelE/ParE family toxin, with product MFTFIESAAFDRVRAVYLHDDEYAELQQFMMENPEAGDVVRESGGVRKLRWKRKGMGRRGGLRVIYFVRYRPNEFWLLTLYAKAKQENVPAHILRQLKEAFERA from the coding sequence GTGTTCACCTTCATCGAGTCGGCGGCATTTGATCGGGTGCGAGCGGTCTATCTCCATGACGACGAATACGCAGAGTTGCAGCAGTTCATGATGGAAAACCCCGAAGCCGGCGACGTCGTGCGCGAGTCCGGGGGCGTGCGTAAATTGCGTTGGAAACGCAAAGGTATGGGCAGGCGCGGCGGGTTACGCGTAATCTACTTTGTCCGTTATCGCCCTAATGAGTTTTGGCTGCTGACCTTATATGCGAAAGCCAAACAGGAGAACGTCCCGGCCCATATACTCAGACAACTGAAGGAGGCATTTGAACGTGCCTAA
- a CDS encoding helix-turn-helix domain-containing protein yields MPKKLTGRALAKFEAERNIWQEVLDGVREIKAGGGKRVVAKPRSSIISARLKAGLTQVQFAALLGVSKRTLEQWEQGRREPSGAAKTLIKVAELYPEVLRDLAA; encoded by the coding sequence GTGCCTAAGAAGCTCACTGGACGTGCCCTCGCTAAATTCGAGGCAGAGCGGAATATCTGGCAGGAAGTCCTGGACGGTGTACGCGAAATCAAGGCAGGCGGCGGTAAACGGGTTGTGGCTAAGCCGCGCTCGTCGATCATAAGTGCGCGCTTAAAAGCCGGACTGACCCAAGTCCAGTTCGCGGCACTGTTGGGAGTCTCGAAGCGGACGTTGGAGCAATGGGAGCAAGGACGTCGCGAGCCGAGTGGAGCGGCCAAGACACTCATCAAAGTGGCCGAGTTATATCCGGAAGTGTTGCGTGATCTTGCCGCATAA
- a CDS encoding methionine synthase, with the protein MPRLNGTDLGLLPTMGVGSYASPSWLLAARRVLRAGDAGPADMEEALQDAIKIAVWDQEEAGLDILTDGEIRRQRFLWNVVEKLSGLKLIPAQRKLGVTSYDSAPRFETVERVSAPSGFGIVEEYNYVRTLTEKPVKVCCPGPLTICLPITPKGGYAGGDYMPLLYDLAELVNRELKQLVAAGATFIQVDEPSAAGRTPYLPVAEAVALFNKTVEGVEAKIALHICFGNNQGRPAMKRTYKPLFPGILEAKADQFALEYANREMAELELWSQYGGDRELAAGVVDVKSMYLETPEDVAERIRTVLQHVKPEKLYLTCDCGFSASSRGLARAKLHALVEGARIVRRELTAR; encoded by the coding sequence ATGCCACGCTTGAATGGAACGGATCTTGGACTTCTGCCCACCATGGGCGTAGGCTCCTACGCCTCTCCGTCGTGGTTGCTGGCCGCACGTCGCGTCCTGCGGGCCGGCGATGCCGGACCGGCGGACATGGAAGAAGCGCTGCAAGACGCGATCAAGATCGCCGTTTGGGACCAGGAAGAAGCCGGGTTGGATATCCTGACCGATGGCGAGATCCGGCGGCAGCGCTTCCTGTGGAACGTGGTCGAAAAACTCTCTGGACTGAAACTCATCCCCGCGCAACGCAAGCTCGGGGTCACCAGCTACGACAGCGCGCCGCGCTTCGAGACCGTCGAACGGGTCTCGGCTCCGAGCGGATTCGGCATTGTCGAAGAGTACAACTACGTGCGCACGTTGACAGAGAAACCAGTGAAAGTGTGCTGTCCAGGGCCGCTCACGATCTGCCTCCCCATCACGCCCAAAGGCGGCTATGCCGGCGGCGACTATATGCCTTTGCTGTACGATCTTGCCGAACTGGTCAACCGCGAACTCAAACAACTGGTCGCGGCTGGCGCAACGTTCATCCAAGTAGACGAACCCTCCGCCGCCGGTCGCACCCCGTATCTTCCCGTCGCAGAAGCGGTCGCACTCTTCAACAAGACCGTCGAAGGCGTCGAGGCCAAGATCGCGCTGCACATCTGTTTCGGCAACAACCAAGGTCGCCCGGCCATGAAGCGCACCTACAAGCCGCTGTTCCCCGGCATTCTCGAAGCCAAAGCCGACCAATTTGCGCTGGAGTACGCCAACCGCGAAATGGCAGAACTCGAACTGTGGAGCCAATACGGCGGTGACCGCGAACTCGCCGCTGGCGTCGTCGATGTCAAATCGATGTATTTAGAGACTCCAGAAGATGTCGCTGAACGCATCCGCACCGTGCTCCAGCACGTCAAGCCGGAGAAACTCTACCTCACCTGCGACTGCGGCTTCTCCGCCTCGTCACGAGGTCTGGCTCGGGCTAAGCTGCACGCTTTGGTGGAAGGGGCAAGGATTGTGAGGAGGGAGCTGACAGCAAGATGA
- a CDS encoding GNAT family N-acetyltransferase — protein MIRRMEERDVGRAGEIIVAAFNDVFSRHGYPPPFPSAEIGIGLARGYLHMEPQECFVAEEGGKVIGSGFLHLRGKSAGIGPITVDPACQSKGVGKELMMTVIRTGRNCPSLRLVQDAFNVVSFPLYSKLGFVAHGTIASLSGKELRPTTRPRGVAIREASEEDTARLASLDAKLTGITRPQDLKHFLHQEPQPISFIDGKLAGYLCRLRMGDGVFLGPAAASDPVALKALLSHVIEREKGKTLHLRFPARHAELFLDVMKMGFRVEALQTYMVRGPWKAPKGTNLLALFPESL, from the coding sequence ATGATTCGTCGTATGGAAGAACGAGACGTCGGTCGCGCAGGGGAAATCATCGTCGCCGCTTTTAACGACGTCTTTTCTCGCCACGGATATCCACCGCCGTTTCCTTCGGCAGAAATCGGCATCGGTCTCGCGCGCGGCTACCTGCACATGGAGCCGCAAGAATGCTTCGTCGCCGAAGAGGGCGGAAAAGTCATCGGCTCGGGGTTCCTGCACCTGCGTGGCAAGAGCGCCGGCATTGGCCCCATCACCGTCGATCCCGCCTGTCAGAGCAAAGGCGTCGGCAAAGAATTGATGATGACCGTCATTCGCACGGGGCGGAACTGTCCCTCGCTGCGCCTCGTACAAGATGCCTTCAATGTGGTGTCGTTTCCCCTGTACAGCAAACTTGGGTTCGTAGCTCATGGCACGATCGCCTCGCTGAGCGGGAAAGAGCTGCGCCCGACCACGCGACCGCGCGGTGTCGCTATTCGTGAAGCCTCAGAAGAGGATACCGCGCGACTCGCCAGTCTCGATGCCAAGCTGACAGGGATTACCCGCCCGCAGGATCTCAAACACTTCCTGCACCAGGAGCCTCAACCGATCAGCTTCATCGATGGGAAGCTGGCCGGATACCTCTGTCGTCTGCGTATGGGCGACGGGGTGTTTCTCGGACCTGCTGCCGCCTCCGACCCGGTGGCGCTCAAGGCATTGCTCTCCCATGTCATCGAACGCGAGAAAGGGAAGACCTTGCATCTGCGCTTCCCCGCACGCCATGCCGAGTTGTTTCTCGACGTAATGAAAATGGGCTTTCGTGTCGAAGCGCTGCAAACTTATATGGTGCGCGGTCCGTGGAAGGCACCGAAAGGCACGAACCTGCTCGCCCTGTTTCCGGAATCGCTCTAA
- a CDS encoding alanine--glyoxylate aminotransferase family protein: METAGELAPSARVLLGPGPSSVPSRVLKAMATPLVGHLDPEFVRLMEETKALLRFVFQTKNTLTLPISGTGSAGMEACFVNLIEPEDEVVVGVNGVFGTRMVDIVERCRAKPIKIETEWGRVFSPEQVQAALSQCRRPKLVALVHAETSTGAWQPLDEMAKLVHAAGALLLVDAVTSLGGCPLKVDEWGIDACYSGTQKCLSCPPGLSPVTFGQAALDVLHRRKTKVQSWYLDLTMIEKYWGEERVYHHTAPISMNYALREALRLVQEEGLEARFRRHERNHLALAAGLAAMGLPLAAQEGHRLWTLNSVTIPAGVDDAAVRRQLLDEFNIEIGAGLGPLRGKIWRIGLMGDSSSRANVLLVLSALEEILRKQGHACAPGAGVAAAQTAYAGA, from the coding sequence ATGGAAACCGCCGGTGAACTTGCACCGTCCGCTCGCGTGCTTTTAGGTCCTGGTCCCAGCAGTGTACCGTCCCGGGTGTTGAAAGCGATGGCGACGCCGCTCGTTGGCCATCTCGATCCCGAGTTTGTCCGCCTGATGGAAGAGACGAAAGCCCTGCTGCGCTTCGTGTTTCAGACCAAGAACACGCTCACCCTGCCCATTTCCGGGACGGGAAGTGCTGGTATGGAAGCCTGTTTCGTGAACCTGATCGAGCCCGAGGATGAAGTGGTCGTCGGGGTGAACGGGGTCTTCGGGACCCGCATGGTGGATATCGTGGAGCGCTGCAGGGCCAAGCCGATCAAAATCGAGACGGAATGGGGGCGAGTGTTTTCTCCCGAGCAGGTGCAAGCCGCGCTGAGCCAATGCCGGCGACCGAAGCTGGTGGCGCTGGTGCATGCGGAAACTTCGACTGGCGCTTGGCAGCCGCTCGACGAGATGGCCAAGCTGGTCCATGCCGCGGGCGCTCTGCTGTTGGTCGATGCCGTGACTTCGCTGGGCGGATGTCCGCTGAAGGTGGATGAGTGGGGCATCGACGCCTGCTACAGCGGCACGCAGAAATGCTTGAGCTGTCCTCCGGGGCTGTCGCCGGTGACGTTTGGGCAGGCGGCGCTGGATGTGCTCCACAGGCGCAAGACGAAAGTGCAAAGCTGGTATCTCGACCTGACCATGATCGAGAAGTACTGGGGCGAGGAGCGGGTGTATCACCACACCGCGCCGATTTCCATGAATTATGCTTTGCGCGAAGCTTTACGGCTGGTGCAAGAAGAGGGGCTCGAAGCCCGCTTCCGTCGTCACGAGCGCAATCATCTGGCGCTGGCTGCTGGACTGGCTGCCATGGGACTACCGTTGGCCGCTCAAGAGGGGCACCGACTGTGGACACTGAATAGTGTGACGATTCCCGCCGGGGTGGACGATGCCGCCGTCCGGCGTCAGTTGTTGGATGAGTTCAACATTGAGATTGGGGCCGGGTTGGGGCCGTTGCGCGGAAAAATCTGGCGCATTGGGCTCATGGGCGATTCCAGCTCGCGCGCCAATGTCTTATTAGTGCTGAGCGCTTTGGAGGAGATCCTCCGGAAACAGGGCCATGCCTGCGCACCCGGGGCTGGAGTCGCTGCCGCGCAGACGGCGTATGCCGGGGCGTGA
- a CDS encoding MltA domain-containing protein: protein MAKSLLHYCLLLLPLLCSCSATPSHTSALALERLAPSQFPTVLNDLGDLDDLDRDSLQAAIAQSLTALRQKPATETLAFGERRISIAHIRESLAAFAAVLESAGDLRTALLRDFDLYRVPVPVLFTGYHEPTLHGSRVRTERFRYPVYRRPDDLMEVAPAASGGGKQFGRIVNGQPLPYFSRAEIDGDGVLHGKQYELFWVDDPVSLFLLHVQGSGQVLLPNGAGVRVGYLASNGRPYTSIGKVLVDQGKLQPGEATTPAIRRYLQTHTEEQNELLFANPRYIFFQLLADDGPRGSLGVPLTPGRSLAIDPRVYPIGALGLIRTKRPIPGADGQVSWKDFSRFVLLQDTGAAITGWRRADLFWGADAEAEAGLMSQEGAMFVIVKKR from the coding sequence ATGGCGAAGAGCCTTCTCCATTACTGTCTACTCCTCCTGCCCTTGTTATGTAGTTGTAGCGCCACGCCCTCTCACACCAGCGCGCTCGCGCTAGAACGTCTGGCCCCGAGTCAGTTCCCAACGGTCTTGAATGACCTTGGCGATCTGGATGATCTGGATCGCGATTCCCTCCAAGCTGCGATCGCGCAAAGTCTGACGGCACTACGGCAGAAACCTGCAACCGAGACCCTCGCCTTTGGCGAACGACGGATCTCCATTGCCCATATCCGCGAGAGCTTGGCGGCGTTTGCGGCAGTCTTAGAGAGCGCTGGGGATCTGCGGACGGCGCTGCTGCGCGACTTCGACCTCTATCGCGTGCCCGTGCCCGTGCTGTTTACCGGCTACCACGAGCCGACCTTGCATGGCAGCCGTGTCCGTACGGAGCGCTTCCGCTACCCGGTGTATCGTCGTCCCGACGATCTGATGGAGGTTGCACCTGCTGCCTCGGGGGGAGGAAAGCAATTTGGCCGCATCGTCAACGGCCAACCGCTGCCCTATTTTTCACGTGCGGAAATCGACGGCGATGGGGTGCTGCATGGCAAGCAGTACGAATTATTTTGGGTGGACGATCCCGTCTCGCTCTTCTTGCTGCACGTGCAAGGGTCGGGGCAAGTGTTGCTGCCGAACGGGGCAGGTGTCCGTGTGGGCTACCTCGCCTCGAACGGTAGACCGTACACCAGTATTGGTAAAGTGTTGGTGGACCAAGGCAAGTTGCAACCTGGCGAGGCTACGACTCCTGCTATCCGTCGGTATTTGCAAACCCACACCGAGGAGCAAAACGAGCTGCTGTTCGCGAATCCCCGTTACATTTTCTTTCAACTGCTTGCCGACGACGGGCCGCGCGGCAGTTTGGGGGTACCTCTGACGCCGGGACGTTCGCTGGCGATCGATCCGCGCGTCTATCCCATCGGCGCGCTCGGGTTGATTCGGACGAAGAGGCCGATTCCCGGGGCGGATGGTCAAGTATCCTGGAAAGACTTCTCTCGCTTCGTTTTGCTGCAAGACACCGGGGCGGCCATTACTGGCTGGCGTCGCGCCGATCTTTTCTGGGGTGCGGACGCCGAAGCCGAGGCTGGGCTCATGTCGCAAGAGGGAGCAATGTTCGTGATCGTGAAGAAGCGGTAG